ATTTCTCCGTGTGGAGTAGACAATATTCCCAATCTCGCGTCAGTGTTTTTGCTTTTTTTTATTAGATTATATTTTACAGTCATCGCTTTCACCCCTAATATACCAACATGGCATCTCCAAAACTAAAAAATCTATACCTCTCACGTATAGCTTCCTTATAAGCATTCATCACAAATTCTCTCCCAGCAAAGGCACTCACAAGCATCAGAAGGGTGGACTCGGGCAAATGAAAATTCGTTATCAATGCGTCTACAATTTTAAAGCTATATCCTGGATATATAAAAATATCCGTCCAACCGCTAATTGGATTGATCTTTGCATCATCCTGTGCAGCACTTTCAAGTGTCCTAACACTTGTTGTTCCTACAGCTATTACTCTCTTACCGTTTAACTTAGTTCTATTTACCATTTCAGCAGTTGTTTTTGGTATGCTAAAATATTCGGAATGCATTATATGATCCTCAATTTTTTCCTCCTTTACCGGTCTGAATGTGCCCAATCCCACATGGAGAGTAATATAGGCTATATTTGCACCTTTTTTTGCTATTTCCTCAAGCAAAGAATTAGTGAAGTGCAACCCGGCAGTGGGTGCAGCAGCTGATCCTTCATGCTTAGCAAAAACAGTTTGATATCTTTCTTGGTCTTCAATCTTATTTTTGATATAAGGAGGCAAAGGCATCTGACCTATCTTTTCCAGAACCTCTTGGAATACACCAGAATAATAAAACTCAACAATTCTCCCGCCGGAATCAGTTTTTTGTAAAACATTTGCCTTTAAATCGCCATCTCCAAAAATAAATTTACTGCCTATTTTTGCTCTTTTCCCGGGCTTTACAAGTACTTCCCATCTGTCTCTTTCCATCCTTCTTAAAAGCACAAATTCCATCTTACCATGAGTATCTTCCCTGTGCCCTATCAATCTAGCCGGAATAACCCTTGTATCATTTAAAACAAGACAATCTCCTTCATCTAAGTATTCCACTATATCTTTAAATATTTTGTGCTCAATCTTCTTATCTTTCCTCCCCAGCACCATCATTCTAGACATCTCTCTTTTGTCTATAGGAACCTGGGCAATAAGCGACTCAGGCAGTTGATAAAAAAAATCTTTTTTGTTCAATAAACAGTCCCCCTTGCAGTCAACTCCATCATTTAAAGTTTTGTAAAAAACGTGCTATCAAACTGATAATAATACTTATCACTATACAAGTAACTACAGGAAAATAAAAGGTAAAATTACCCCTTTTTATATATATATCCCCTGGCAGTTTATGGACTCCCACTTTAGATATCAATATGAAGATTCCTCCAATTACCAATAGAACCAAAGCTATTGATATCAATAACTTACCTAAATTTTCAAAGCCCATCTTGTCTCCCTCCAACTCTTGTGCTAACTATCGTTAAAACTTATATTTAAATGGTCATATGCAATCTTTGTAGCAACTCTTCCTCTAGGCGTCCTTTGAATAAAGCCCTTTTGGAGCAAATATGGTTCATACACATCTTCTATAGTAGAGTTTTCTTCTCCTACCGAAGCAGCTAAAGTATCCAACCCTACCGGTCCTCCATTAAATTTGTTTATTATAGTCAGCAGCACCCTTCTGTCCAAAGAATCTAAACCGATTTCATCGATTTCTAGCAACTCCAGCGCTTTTATGACTATATCTTTTTTAATCAATCCATCAGCTTTTACCTGAGCGTAATCTCTTGTTCTTTTGAGCAATCTGTTAGCTATCCTAGGCGTTCCCCTTGAGCGACCTGCCAACTCCCCGGCCCCTTCACGATCTATATATACATCCAATATACTGGCTGATCTTAGTATGATCTGTGTGAGTTCCTTTTGGGTATATAAATCCAACCTGCTTATGACACCAAATCTATCCCTTAAAGGAGAGGTCAACATGCCTGCCCTTGTAGTTGCCCCAATAAGCGTGAATCTAGGAAGATCCAGCCTCACCGATCTAGCACTGGGTCCTTTACCTATGATAATATCAAGGGCATAATCTTCCATAGCCGGATATAGTATCTCTTCTACACTTCTATTTAATCTGTGTATTTCATCAATAAATAATACATCATTTTCACTTAAGTTAGTCAAAATAGCAGCAAGATCACCAGGTCTTTCAATAGCAGGTCCGGATGTCACCCTGATGCTTACACCTAACTCATTAGCTATAATATTTGCCAAAGTTGTTTTACCTAATCCCGGAGGCCCGTAAAGCAATACATGGTCTAGAGGCTCATTTCTTTCTATAGCAGCCTGAATGAATATCTTTAATTTTTCCTTGGTAGTCTGTTGACCTATATATTCACTTAAAGACCTAGGCCTCAAAGTTTTTTCAACATCCATATCATATTCCGTCTTTTGCCTTGCAACTATACTCTCACGTCTTTCTTCCAAACAATCTACCCCCATCTATATGCTTCTCTTTAACGCGGCTTTTATCAAATCCTCTACATCTTGATAATCTTCTTTTACATCATCAATCATTTTTCTAGCATCGTTCTGTGAATAACCCAGATTTACCAAAGCCTGTACAGCTTCTTGACAATGTGATTGATTAACATTTTCTAGCCCTGAAGCATTGTTATCATTCAAATCAATCATATCCAGC
This is a stretch of genomic DNA from Clostridia bacterium. It encodes these proteins:
- the queA gene encoding tRNA preQ1(34) S-adenosylmethionine ribosyltransferase-isomerase QueA, which gives rise to MNKKDFFYQLPESLIAQVPIDKREMSRMMVLGRKDKKIEHKIFKDIVEYLDEGDCLVLNDTRVIPARLIGHREDTHGKMEFVLLRRMERDRWEVLVKPGKRAKIGSKFIFGDGDLKANVLQKTDSGGRIVEFYYSGVFQEVLEKIGQMPLPPYIKNKIEDQERYQTVFAKHEGSAAAPTAGLHFTNSLLEEIAKKGANIAYITLHVGLGTFRPVKEEKIEDHIMHSEYFSIPKTTAEMVNRTKLNGKRVIAVGTTSVRTLESAAQDDAKINPISGWTDIFIYPGYSFKIVDALITNFHLPESTLLMLVSAFAGREFVMNAYKEAIRERYRFFSFGDAMLVY
- a CDS encoding DUF2905 domain-containing protein; protein product: MGFENLGKLLISIALVLLVIGGIFILISKVGVHKLPGDIYIKRGNFTFYFPVVTCIVISIIISLIARFLQNFK
- the ruvB gene encoding Holliday junction branch migration DNA helicase RuvB; the protein is MEERRESIVARQKTEYDMDVEKTLRPRSLSEYIGQQTTKEKLKIFIQAAIERNEPLDHVLLYGPPGLGKTTLANIIANELGVSIRVTSGPAIERPGDLAAILTNLSENDVLFIDEIHRLNRSVEEILYPAMEDYALDIIIGKGPSARSVRLDLPRFTLIGATTRAGMLTSPLRDRFGVISRLDLYTQKELTQIILRSASILDVYIDREGAGELAGRSRGTPRIANRLLKRTRDYAQVKADGLIKKDIVIKALELLEIDEIGLDSLDRRVLLTIINKFNGGPVGLDTLAASVGEENSTIEDVYEPYLLQKGFIQRTPRGRVATKIAYDHLNISFNDS